Genomic DNA from Amycolatopsis alba DSM 44262:
GCCGGTCCTGGCGGGTCTCGCCGCGATGATCGTGACGTACTTCGTCTACCGGATCTTCGTCCGTCGCGGCCGGACGGCCGGCTTCCGAGTCGGACAGATCATCTCGGCTTCCCTGGTGTCGCTCGCCCATGGCACGAACGACGCTCAGAAGACCATGGGCGTCATCACACTGACGATGATCACCGCCGGAACCCTCCCCGCCGGGGCCGGTCCGCCGCTGTGGGTGATCGTCAGTGCGGCGTTGGCGCTGGCGCTCGGCACGTACCTCGGCGGCTGGCGAATCACCTACACACTGGGTAAGGGCCTGACGGACATCGATGGTCCGCAGGGCTTCGCCGCGCAGACCAGTTCGGCGGCGGTGATCTTGGCTTCGACGAGTTTCGGCTTTCCTCTCTCCACGACCCATGTCTGCTCTGGCGGCATCGTCGGCTCCGGCGTGGGCAGAAACGAGTCCCCGGTCCGCTGGCGCACAGCCGGCCGCATGGTGATCGCCTGGCTGTTCACGCTTCCGGCAGCGGCCATCGTTGGTGCCGCAGCTGGCCTCGTGACCTCGACGGGCACGGTGGGCACTATCGCCGTCGGCGTCGCGGGCCTGGCCGTCGGCATCGGTATCTACCTGCTTTCGCGGCGCAGCCCCGTCAACGCCGGCAGCTTCACCGGCCCCACTCCGACCGTTCCTGAACAGGAAGTCGGCAGGATCGCCGCCTAGCGAAGCAAGGGACCTTTGGTATCACCTCTGCCCGGTGATAGCAAAGGTCCCTTGCTCCCTTGCGCGTCCGTCTGGTGACAGGAGGGAGTGCGACTACGGTGGAGGCCGATGGTTGAGCGCTCCAGGCCGACCGCTTCCGTGGCGAGATACGGCTTCACCGACCCCCGTGCCGACGGGCAGCTGCGTGCTGCCGGTTGGTGGACCGAGTCCGGCCCGGACAGCACCGTCGCCGACGTGTTGTCAGCACTTTCCCGTGCGGCGGATCCCGATCTCGC
This window encodes:
- a CDS encoding inorganic phosphate transporter, whose translation is MLVVLVVVTALVFDFTNGFHDTANSMATSIATGALRPKVAVTISAVLNLVGAFLSVEVAKTISNGLVDDTKIGPAIVFGGLVGAIVWNLVTWFIGLPSSSSHALFGGLIGATWVSAGTDSVHFGKIIEKVLVPAALSPVLAGLAAMIVTYFVYRIFVRRGRTAGFRVGQIISASLVSLAHGTNDAQKTMGVITLTMITAGTLPAGAGPPLWVIVSAALALALGTYLGGWRITYTLGKGLTDIDGPQGFAAQTSSAAVILASTSFGFPLSTTHVCSGGIVGSGVGRNESPVRWRTAGRMVIAWLFTLPAAAIVGAAAGLVTSTGTVGTIAVGVAGLAVGIGIYLLSRRSPVNAGSFTGPTPTVPEQEVGRIAA